In a genomic window of Pseudomonas oryzihabitans:
- a CDS encoding O-antigen ligase family protein, translated as MTVVLFGTLLGLLSLGLLASPWPFLAPLALFGLAGLALLLRRPALGSVALLAMVPFEDLVSESSYSAPKLVGGAMLAILILRLVLRQSPLRDLRSNLWRLLILFLLCTALSLLYSERPDASLGNLRELFIGMLLFPIALLTLREFDLFWLCRLVAFGVATTCLLSLLSKSHEVGGRAIGLLSDANYFALLIAVAIPLAALLLLHERHTSAKLVWLLSLVLLCTGLVKTDSRSGLLVATLAALIGLWHHRHRLGWLRPKHFGFIVLGGAILLPTMVAVLPASYLERIATLSSLGEGINPQEDPSLGRRASYITVGEAMIAAKPWFGSGPGTFPYHYATTGYATAFSIGLEVPELFRRAHNTYLEIFSEFGVPAGLLFVGMIVMALNNFRCASRAWSAQGQQRLGDLAMHLGLSLLVVSLFMAFLSIPNHKYFWALLALSSVVRDQAERQTSQAGQPT; from the coding sequence ATGACGGTAGTGCTCTTCGGCACCCTGCTGGGTCTGCTCAGCCTTGGCTTGCTGGCCAGTCCCTGGCCGTTCCTCGCGCCCCTGGCACTGTTCGGGCTGGCCGGGCTGGCCCTGCTGCTGCGACGTCCGGCCTTGGGCAGCGTGGCGCTCCTCGCCATGGTGCCTTTCGAGGACCTCGTTAGCGAAAGCTCGTACAGCGCCCCCAAACTGGTCGGCGGCGCCATGCTGGCGATCCTGATACTGCGCCTGGTCCTGCGCCAGAGCCCGCTTCGCGACCTGCGCAGCAATCTCTGGCGTCTGCTGATCCTGTTCCTGCTCTGCACCGCCTTGAGCCTGCTCTACAGCGAGCGACCGGACGCCTCGCTGGGCAATCTGCGCGAGCTGTTCATCGGCATGCTGCTGTTCCCCATCGCCCTGCTGACCCTCAGGGAATTCGACCTTTTCTGGCTGTGTCGGCTGGTAGCGTTCGGCGTGGCCACGACCTGCCTGCTGAGCCTGCTGAGCAAGAGCCACGAAGTGGGAGGACGAGCCATTGGTTTACTCAGCGATGCCAACTATTTCGCCCTGCTGATCGCGGTCGCCATACCACTGGCGGCCTTGTTGCTCCTGCATGAACGCCATACCAGCGCCAAACTGGTGTGGCTTCTCAGCCTGGTCCTGCTCTGCACGGGCCTGGTCAAGACCGACTCGCGCTCGGGCCTGCTGGTGGCGACACTGGCCGCACTGATCGGCCTGTGGCATCACCGCCATCGCCTAGGCTGGCTGCGGCCGAAGCATTTCGGCTTCATCGTGCTGGGCGGCGCGATACTGCTGCCGACGATGGTAGCCGTGCTGCCCGCTTCTTATCTGGAGCGTATCGCCACCCTGAGTAGTCTCGGCGAGGGCATCAATCCCCAGGAAGACCCTTCACTCGGTCGGCGAGCCTCCTACATCACCGTGGGCGAGGCGATGATCGCCGCCAAGCCCTGGTTCGGCTCGGGTCCAGGAACCTTTCCCTATCATTATGCGACGACCGGATACGCCACCGCCTTCTCCATCGGGCTCGAAGTGCCGGAGCTCTTCCGCAGGGCGCACAACACCTATCTTGAGATCTTCAGCGAGTTCGGCGTCCCCGCCGGCCTGCTGTTCGTCGGCATGATCGTCATGGCCTTGAACAACTTCCGCTGTGCCAGTCGTGCCTGGTCTGCCCAAGGCCAACAGCGGCTGGGCGATCTCGCCATGCATCTGGGGCTGAGCCTGCTGGTGGTGAGCCTGTTCATGGCGTTCCTGAGCATTCCCAACCACAAGTATTTCTGGGCGCTGCTGGCGCTCTCCAGCGTCGTCCGCGATCAGGCCGAACGTCAGACGTCACAGGCGGGGCAGCCGACATGA
- a CDS encoding ligase-associated DNA damage response exonuclease, giving the protein MDLVIARPDGLYCPPGDFYIDPWHPVERSVITHGHGDHARVGNGHYLATSASAGILRARLGADINLQTLDYGEVIDHHGVKLSFHPAGHVLGSAQVRLEYRGEVWVASGDYKVEPDGTCTPFEPVRCHTFITESTFGLPIYRWRPQSEIFAEVNAWWRANQAQGLASVLYSYAFGKAQRLLHGIDPEIGPILAHGAVEPLNRVYRDAGIRIPETHYAGDFKKSDPLLRQALIIAPPSAGGSTWIRRFGEHSDAFASGWMMLRGTRRRRGVDRGFVLSDHADWPGLLWAIEQTGAERVMVTHGSVATLVRYLRDQGLDAQGFTTEYGEEDDTPVATEAQA; this is encoded by the coding sequence ATGGACCTCGTCATCGCCCGCCCGGACGGTCTCTACTGCCCGCCCGGTGATTTCTACATCGACCCCTGGCATCCGGTGGAGCGTTCGGTCATCACCCATGGTCATGGCGATCATGCCCGGGTGGGCAACGGTCACTATCTGGCGACCTCGGCCAGCGCCGGTATCCTGCGCGCGCGCCTGGGCGCCGACATCAACCTGCAGACGCTGGACTACGGCGAGGTCATCGACCATCACGGCGTGAAGCTGAGCTTCCATCCAGCCGGCCATGTGCTGGGCTCGGCCCAGGTGCGCCTGGAATACCGCGGCGAGGTCTGGGTGGCCTCGGGCGACTACAAGGTCGAGCCCGACGGTACCTGCACCCCCTTCGAGCCGGTGCGCTGCCATACCTTCATTACCGAATCCACCTTCGGCCTACCGATCTATCGCTGGCGGCCACAAAGCGAGATCTTCGCCGAGGTCAATGCCTGGTGGCGGGCCAACCAGGCCCAGGGGCTGGCCAGCGTGCTCTACAGCTATGCCTTCGGCAAGGCGCAACGGTTGCTGCACGGTATAGATCCGGAGATAGGGCCCATCCTCGCCCATGGTGCGGTGGAGCCGCTCAACCGGGTCTATCGCGACGCCGGTATCCGCATACCCGAGACCCACTACGCCGGCGACTTCAAGAAAAGCGATCCGCTGCTGCGCCAGGCGCTGATCATCGCCCCGCCCTCGGCCGGCGGCAGTACCTGGATCCGCCGCTTCGGCGAACACAGCGACGCCTTCGCCAGTGGCTGGATGATGCTGCGTGGCACCCGCCGCCGCCGCGGCGTGGATCGCGGCTTCGTGCTGTCCGACCACGCCGACTGGCCGGGCCTGCTGTGGGCCATCGAGCAGACCGGCGCCGAACGAGTGATGGTCACCCACGGCTCGGTCGCCACCCTGGTGCGCTATCTACGCGACCAAGGTCTGGACGCTCAGGGCTTCACCACCGAATACGGTGAGGAAGACGACACCCCCGTTGCCACGGAGGCCCAGGCATGA
- a CDS encoding ChbG/HpnK family deacetylase, with amino-acid sequence MRYAIVNADDFGLSLEENRIILAAFHRGVISSATLMANMPAFVEACQAIAAHHLQGRIGLHLNLTYGSPLTQALRDCPRFCNHEGQFQLRLPFWLPVLRARERQAVREELAAQWDRCLAHGVTPSHLDSHQHVHNRWALAGLVADFAASHGVPVRQARNLGRNLGPLKRLYKRLINRRLAARAPSSIAFTCTPRDLQDDLLGTRGPVEVIAHPTLLADGDFGDVYLDDDLSLVALLDRRLAGYQRLGHAELGALSP; translated from the coding sequence ATGCGCTACGCCATCGTCAATGCCGATGACTTCGGGCTGTCGCTGGAAGAGAATCGAATCATCCTAGCCGCCTTCCACCGGGGTGTCATCAGCTCCGCAACCCTGATGGCCAACATGCCCGCCTTCGTCGAAGCCTGCCAGGCGATCGCGGCGCATCACCTGCAGGGGCGCATAGGCCTGCATCTGAATCTGACCTACGGCAGCCCCCTGACCCAGGCATTGCGTGACTGCCCACGCTTCTGCAACCACGAAGGTCAATTCCAGCTACGCCTGCCGTTCTGGTTGCCCGTGCTGAGGGCGCGCGAACGCCAGGCGGTGCGGGAGGAACTGGCGGCCCAATGGGACCGCTGCCTGGCACACGGCGTGACGCCCAGCCATCTGGATTCCCACCAGCACGTACACAATCGCTGGGCCCTGGCCGGCCTGGTTGCCGACTTCGCCGCGAGCCATGGCGTACCGGTACGCCAGGCCCGCAATCTGGGGCGCAACCTTGGGCCATTGAAACGGCTATACAAGCGCCTGATCAACCGCCGCCTGGCAGCACGCGCGCCGAGCAGCATCGCCTTCACCTGCACGCCCCGGGATCTCCAGGACGATTTGCTGGGCACCCGGGGACCGGTCGAGGTGATCGCCCACCCGACCTTGCTGGCCGATGGCGACTTCGGTGACGTCTATCTCGACGACGACCTCTCCCTGGTGGCGCTGCTCGATCGGAGGTTGGCAGGTTATCAGCGCCTCGGCCATGCGGAGCTCGGCGCGCTGTCTCCCTAG
- a CDS encoding GNAT family N-acetyltransferase, whose amino-acid sequence MTRLLEFFSRLRRKGLLGSLRVLGERLGCYCWTVVLLERDLVPPKEHRRRQDLRVVEITPDLLPAVSEEFNHYGDNLTALMEGGYIGYAILTPQDQVAGMTWVTDKDYYDDQLYRCLVPVPTACVYQFAGEIAPAYRRTGAVVVLLDGVWRAQRQRGMTRTRALVNRRNLPALKLHVGLDFQELGQEVQVFCLFGCLHYHRWRRYQVPSLAHVRRAGRLSAERSET is encoded by the coding sequence GTGACTAGGCTACTGGAGTTCTTCTCTCGCCTGCGCCGTAAAGGCCTACTCGGCAGTCTGCGCGTGCTGGGTGAACGCCTCGGCTGCTATTGCTGGACGGTCGTGCTGCTCGAGCGTGACCTGGTACCACCCAAGGAGCACCGCCGCCGTCAGGACCTTCGGGTAGTGGAGATAACCCCCGACCTGTTGCCCGCCGTAAGCGAGGAATTCAACCATTACGGCGACAATCTCACGGCGCTGATGGAAGGGGGCTATATCGGCTATGCGATCCTGACCCCCCAGGACCAGGTCGCTGGCATGACGTGGGTCACCGACAAGGACTACTACGACGATCAACTCTATCGCTGCCTCGTGCCTGTACCAACCGCCTGTGTCTACCAGTTCGCCGGAGAAATCGCGCCAGCCTATCGTCGAACCGGAGCCGTAGTGGTCTTGCTGGACGGCGTCTGGCGAGCACAACGCCAAAGGGGCATGACGCGGACGCGAGCCTTGGTCAACCGGCGCAACCTGCCAGCACTAAAGCTGCATGTCGGCCTGGATTTCCAGGAGCTGGGCCAGGAAGTCCAGGTCTTTTGCCTGTTCGGCTGCCTCCACTATCATCGCTGGCGGCGCTACCAGGTTCCTTCCCTCGCACACGTGCGACGTGCAGGGCGCCTATCCGCCGAGCGCTCGGAAACATGA
- a CDS encoding polysaccharide deacetylase family protein: MIPQALLKQLIGGLYLATLARRQLRASGTILMLHRVVADDPLASPPHRAALCLGLPTFARLLDWIGMHFDCVPLEELLQPGVGRRPRLALTFDDGWRDNAELAFPLLRQHSLPASIFLSTDHIGSGKPFWWEAIGELLWQAPASHAASPLLARLAELDLRAPARLLQTDPSQTRSLLLGNYLAQLKQLPPARLDELAALCPPSAQPHGLDWEQVRLLERSGLVRFGPHGAAHAILTQLTPAAAQLDLRRSQQTLATECAQPLPIYCYPNGDHDARVREAISQLGYRFALGTAPGLVRPHSPPLALPRIDVGQVTAQRPGRFGWRLLKAARQ; encoded by the coding sequence ATGATTCCCCAGGCATTGCTCAAGCAATTGATCGGCGGGCTCTATCTGGCGACCCTGGCCCGTCGACAGCTCCGCGCGTCCGGCACCATTCTCATGCTGCACCGGGTGGTGGCCGACGACCCGCTGGCCAGTCCGCCGCATCGCGCGGCGCTGTGCCTGGGCCTACCCACCTTCGCCCGCCTGCTGGACTGGATCGGCATGCATTTCGACTGCGTGCCCCTGGAAGAGCTGCTGCAACCGGGCGTTGGCCGACGCCCCCGCCTCGCCCTCACCTTCGACGATGGCTGGCGCGACAACGCCGAGCTCGCCTTTCCGCTGCTGCGCCAGCACTCGCTGCCTGCCAGCATCTTCCTGTCGACCGATCACATCGGCAGCGGCAAGCCGTTCTGGTGGGAGGCCATCGGCGAATTGCTCTGGCAAGCGCCCGCTAGCCATGCCGCCAGCCCCTTGCTCGCACGGCTCGCCGAACTCGACCTCAGGGCTCCCGCGCGACTCCTGCAAACAGATCCCAGCCAGACCCGTAGCCTGCTGCTAGGCAACTACCTGGCGCAGCTCAAGCAGCTGCCCCCCGCGCGGCTGGATGAATTGGCAGCCCTGTGTCCACCCTCCGCCCAGCCCCATGGCCTGGACTGGGAACAGGTGCGCCTGCTGGAGCGGTCGGGACTGGTGCGCTTCGGGCCCCATGGCGCGGCGCATGCCATCCTCACCCAACTGACACCCGCCGCCGCCCAGCTCGATCTGCGCCGCTCCCAGCAAACCCTGGCCACGGAATGCGCTCAGCCTTTGCCGATCTACTGCTATCCCAATGGCGACCACGACGCCAGGGTACGGGAGGCGATTTCCCAGTTGGGCTATCGCTTCGCCCTGGGCACGGCGCCCGGCCTGGTGAGACCGCACAGCCCTCCCCTGGCATTGCCGCGGATCGACGTCGGCCAGGTCACGGCCCAGCGTCCGGGGCGCTTTGGCTGGCGCCTGCTCAAGGCGGCCCGGCAATGA
- a CDS encoding glycosyltransferase, producing MAEWIFWSSVAIPLYAYLGFPLAITLCGWLTPRRPRSIAPPLRVSVVIAAHNEARHIEAKLASLLTQTYRPAALEILVASDGSTDATVAMARAVADDRVRVLDLPRVGKAAALNAAVTASSGEILVFTDADNRWAPTTLAELLGPLADPQVGACGGNLRILQTGTGLSLGDSLYRRYEGWLREAEDRLGCTVAVDGALLALRRELFSPVPADVNDDFFLSTCAPAAHRRIAYVDAARVLDQGVDAPERQFRRRLRVTVGGLQSLAQRKALLNPWRYGRYALALISHKLLRRLAPLALLPLLLSNLPLLASPFYQLTLAGQLLAYGGALLGLLDRGGRLPRPFRLAAFLLVTLAGMTVGLLQFLAGRRYTLWNPEQNR from the coding sequence GTGGCTGAATGGATCTTCTGGTCGAGCGTGGCCATCCCCCTCTATGCCTACCTCGGCTTTCCCCTGGCGATCACCCTGTGCGGCTGGCTGACTCCGCGGCGGCCCAGGTCTATCGCTCCGCCGCTCAGGGTCAGCGTAGTGATCGCCGCGCACAACGAGGCACGCCACATCGAGGCCAAGCTCGCCAGCCTGCTGACCCAGACCTATCGTCCCGCAGCGCTCGAAATCCTGGTCGCCAGCGATGGTTCCACGGACGCCACCGTGGCCATGGCGCGAGCCGTGGCGGACGACCGGGTGCGGGTACTGGACCTGCCCCGGGTCGGCAAGGCGGCGGCGCTCAATGCCGCCGTGACCGCGAGTAGTGGTGAGATCCTGGTGTTCACCGATGCCGACAATCGCTGGGCACCGACCACCCTGGCCGAGTTGCTCGGACCGCTGGCGGATCCGCAGGTAGGCGCCTGCGGCGGCAATCTCCGCATCCTCCAGACCGGTACCGGCCTCAGCCTGGGCGACAGCCTGTATCGGCGCTACGAAGGCTGGTTGCGCGAGGCCGAGGATCGCCTCGGCTGCACGGTGGCGGTCGACGGTGCCCTGCTGGCCTTGCGCCGCGAGTTGTTCAGCCCGGTACCGGCCGACGTCAACGACGATTTCTTCCTCAGCACCTGCGCACCGGCGGCTCACCGGCGCATCGCCTACGTGGACGCTGCCCGGGTCCTCGACCAGGGCGTCGACGCCCCGGAGCGCCAGTTCCGTCGTCGCCTGCGCGTCACCGTCGGTGGCCTGCAGAGCCTGGCGCAACGCAAGGCCCTGCTCAATCCCTGGCGATATGGGCGCTATGCCCTGGCGCTGATCAGCCACAAGCTCCTACGCCGCCTGGCGCCCCTCGCCCTACTGCCGTTGCTACTGAGCAACCTGCCACTGCTCGCCTCGCCCTTCTATCAACTGACCCTGGCGGGCCAATTGCTGGCCTATGGCGGCGCCCTGTTGGGCCTGCTGGATCGAGGCGGGCGCCTGCCACGCCCCTTTCGCCTGGCCGCCTTCCTGCTGGTCACCCTGGCCGGCATGACGGTAGGCCTCCTGCAATTCCTCGCCGGACGGCGCTATACATTGTGGAATCCGGAGCAGAACCGCTGA
- a CDS encoding glycosyltransferase: MSLSIVIPLYNEARHIERTLMAVAQAASRAKLQPEILVVDNGSSDSGPALARALGAQVIDGRGLTIAGVRNLGARQARHAELAFLDADIEVPPDWLLIWQRERAAGADAFTLDCLAPSIAPWYARAWQRRSLGSARRRWRAWLPTPALCLSRAWFERVGGFDEQLNTGEDKDLGLRLHTLGAKQLAIPEPVVWHWGYEASWREWLGKELWRQSGHLAGQRASLGLWRFSLLCLFAAGCSLLALIGLLLGSPLALAGGLSGVLLLPLALALRQTLRQGQLLLVLQLWLLHGIRLHLGAAAALLQLFNLRIGRPRRG, from the coding sequence ATGAGCCTGAGCATCGTGATACCGCTGTACAACGAGGCGCGCCACATCGAGCGAACCCTCATGGCCGTGGCCCAGGCGGCCAGCCGGGCCAAGCTGCAGCCGGAAATCCTGGTGGTCGACAACGGCTCCAGCGATAGCGGGCCCGCCCTGGCCCGGGCGCTCGGCGCCCAGGTAATCGACGGGCGCGGCCTGACTATCGCCGGGGTACGTAATCTGGGGGCTCGCCAGGCCCGCCATGCCGAATTGGCCTTTCTGGATGCCGACATCGAGGTTCCGCCTGACTGGCTGCTGATCTGGCAGCGGGAGCGCGCTGCCGGCGCTGATGCCTTCACCCTCGATTGCCTGGCGCCAAGCATAGCGCCCTGGTACGCCCGGGCCTGGCAACGACGCAGCCTGGGTAGCGCGAGACGACGCTGGCGCGCCTGGTTACCCACCCCCGCACTCTGCCTGTCGCGAGCTTGGTTCGAGCGGGTCGGCGGCTTCGACGAACAGTTGAACACCGGTGAGGACAAGGATCTCGGCTTGCGCCTGCATACCCTTGGTGCAAAGCAGTTGGCCATCCCCGAGCCCGTTGTCTGGCATTGGGGCTACGAGGCGTCCTGGCGCGAATGGCTAGGTAAGGAACTGTGGCGCCAGAGCGGTCACCTGGCCGGGCAGCGGGCCAGCCTTGGCCTATGGCGCTTTTCCCTGCTGTGCCTGTTCGCTGCGGGTTGCTCGTTACTGGCGCTGATCGGGTTGCTGCTGGGCTCACCCTTAGCCCTGGCCGGTGGCCTGAGCGGCGTGCTGCTCCTGCCCCTGGCTCTGGCCTTGCGCCAGACCCTGCGCCAGGGACAGCTCCTGCTGGTGCTGCAGCTCTGGCTGCTGCATGGCATACGCCTTCATCTGGGGGCTGCGGCAGCACTATTACAGCTATTCAACCTAAGGATAGGGAGGCCGCGTCGTGGCTGA
- a CDS encoding GNAT family N-acetyltransferase, which yields MTIRCHWSRTLAPADLSPAAYEELLGRLPHATPFNRLSWLQGAAVALPPGAELQILQIWQGERLVGCLPLVRQREKRLGIRWTILRHLGYPLSDRLALALDPTVPDATRAAYAEIRRHLPHDLLELDELTVVDEPIFKLWQASAAQARIRLNCRVPVHRIQPQDAAEPSGPVRYKLRRARRRCEELGARVQRVAPTADTWPALAERLQEVEALSWKGTDGVGIFSGHLRQRWMTAALSGLADEDRLRVLLLEHQGNCLSYRLGFLQDGRLYDYNLAFHPDYAALGSGRLLLDEWLRWGLEADWEWVDASRVSLHNSSHQLHERQTDSCEHWRWSLYSRSAKGLLLALLTSGWQLFKRVRHRLRTRAKTPEA from the coding sequence ATGACCATCCGCTGCCATTGGAGCCGCACCCTCGCTCCTGCTGACCTATCACCTGCGGCCTATGAGGAGCTGTTAGGGCGCCTACCCCATGCCACCCCCTTCAACCGCCTCTCCTGGTTGCAGGGTGCGGCGGTGGCCTTACCGCCCGGAGCCGAGCTGCAGATCCTGCAGATATGGCAAGGGGAGCGGCTGGTGGGATGCCTGCCGCTGGTAAGGCAGCGGGAAAAGCGCCTGGGTATCCGGTGGACAATCCTGCGCCATCTGGGCTATCCGCTCAGTGATCGCCTGGCCCTGGCGCTGGATCCAACAGTCCCCGACGCGACACGGGCCGCCTATGCCGAAATCCGGAGACATCTGCCCCACGACCTGCTCGAACTCGATGAGCTGACAGTGGTGGACGAGCCGATCTTCAAGCTCTGGCAGGCGTCGGCGGCCCAAGCCCGGATACGCCTCAATTGCCGGGTGCCCGTTCACCGCATCCAGCCGCAAGATGCCGCAGAACCCTCAGGCCCCGTGCGCTACAAACTGCGCCGGGCCAGACGCCGCTGCGAAGAACTGGGCGCCAGGGTCCAGCGCGTCGCGCCGACCGCTGACACCTGGCCAGCACTAGCCGAACGCCTGCAAGAGGTCGAGGCGCTGAGCTGGAAAGGTACGGACGGCGTCGGCATCTTTTCCGGCCACCTACGGCAACGCTGGATGACAGCAGCCCTCTCCGGACTCGCCGACGAGGACCGCTTGCGCGTGCTACTACTGGAGCATCAGGGCAACTGCCTCAGCTATCGACTCGGCTTCCTGCAAGACGGTCGCCTGTACGACTACAACCTCGCCTTCCATCCGGACTACGCGGCCCTGGGCAGCGGTCGACTGCTACTGGACGAATGGCTGCGCTGGGGGCTGGAGGCCGACTGGGAGTGGGTCGACGCTTCACGGGTGAGCCTGCACAACTCCAGTCACCAACTGCACGAGCGCCAGACCGACAGCTGCGAGCACTGGCGTTGGAGTCTCTACAGCCGAAGCGCCAAGGGCCTTCTCCTGGCCCTGCTCACCAGCGGCTGGCAACTGTTCAAGCGCGTACGGCACCGCCTCCGCACGCGCGCCAAGACACCGGAGGCCTGA
- a CDS encoding lipopolysaccharide biosynthesis protein — MKGYRADLLFSLATRLASIILRLARNVLLARLLGPADRGLFALLNSLPDLIAAATSGGLNTAIGVQAAQQRCLGLLLSQLLVFGCLLATGATLVGIVLLRHFGLELDVVRQLGLTIWLLLLATPLTVLKGGLLTLHNASGGVTAFNSLRLLESSLPLILLLALWLVWRDQPLLAALASWLLGLSVVALVGWAWLTRSGAARPRWQPGSARELLSFSGRSHPDVLFRQLLLRADYLLIASLLGSSAVGQYAMATAAVELLLIVPEAVTTPLMKRLLQQEQGIETLTPLALRLTASVMLLACLVLAALGEVLIRLLFGAAYLPAYPALLALLPGVFALCYASILRLDLLGKGHPGRLSLLLGLAALLNLAVNLVLIPRLGIVGAGLASSLAYLLATLGMLVLFCRLSHTPWQRTLLLLPSDLHLLRRLWRERRTG; from the coding sequence ATGAAGGGCTATCGCGCTGACCTGCTGTTCAGCCTGGCGACCCGGCTGGCCAGCATCATCTTGCGCCTGGCCCGTAACGTTCTGTTGGCCCGGCTGCTGGGCCCGGCGGATCGGGGCCTTTTCGCCCTGCTCAACTCCCTGCCGGACCTGATCGCCGCGGCCACCAGTGGCGGCCTGAACACTGCCATCGGGGTCCAGGCCGCCCAGCAACGCTGTCTCGGCTTGCTGCTCAGCCAACTGCTGGTCTTCGGCTGCCTGCTCGCCACCGGGGCGACCCTGGTCGGCATCGTCCTCCTGCGTCACTTCGGCCTGGAACTCGATGTGGTCAGGCAACTCGGCCTGACGATCTGGCTACTGCTCCTGGCGACCCCCTTGACGGTGCTCAAAGGCGGCCTGCTGACCCTGCACAATGCCAGCGGTGGCGTAACGGCCTTCAACAGCCTGCGCCTACTCGAATCCAGCTTACCGCTGATCTTGCTACTGGCGCTGTGGCTGGTATGGCGCGATCAGCCGCTCCTGGCAGCGTTGGCCAGTTGGCTGCTCGGTCTGTCGGTGGTGGCGCTGGTGGGCTGGGCCTGGCTGACCCGGAGCGGCGCAGCGCGGCCACGCTGGCAGCCGGGCAGCGCCCGGGAGCTGCTCAGCTTCAGCGGACGTAGCCATCCCGACGTGCTGTTCCGGCAGCTCCTGCTGCGCGCCGACTACCTGCTTATCGCCAGCCTGCTGGGCAGCAGCGCGGTCGGTCAGTACGCTATGGCCACGGCCGCCGTGGAATTGCTGCTGATCGTGCCGGAAGCCGTGACCACGCCCTTGATGAAGCGCCTGCTGCAACAGGAGCAGGGAATCGAGACCCTTACCCCACTGGCGTTGCGCCTGACCGCCAGTGTGATGCTGCTGGCCTGTCTGGTCCTGGCGGCGCTAGGCGAGGTCCTGATCCGGTTGCTGTTCGGGGCGGCCTATCTACCGGCCTATCCCGCCTTGCTAGCCCTGCTGCCCGGGGTGTTCGCCCTGTGCTACGCCAGCATCCTGCGGCTCGACCTGCTGGGCAAGGGGCACCCCGGACGCCTGTCCCTGCTGCTGGGGTTGGCGGCGCTACTCAATCTGGCCGTCAACCTGGTGCTCATCCCGCGCCTGGGCATCGTCGGCGCGGGCCTGGCCTCCTCGCTCGCCTATCTGCTCGCCACGCTGGGCATGCTGGTGCTGTTCTGCCGCCTGAGCCATACCCCTTGGCAGCGGACGTTGTTGCTATTACCGAGCGATCTGCACCTGCTGCGTCGGCTATGGCGCGAACGGAGAACCGGATGA